The Mucilaginibacter yixingensis genome window below encodes:
- a CDS encoding acyl-CoA desaturase: MIIITFFLCHWFLSLFFQTFFLHRYASHKMFKMNIFWERTFYFMTFFFQGSSFLNPRAYAIMHRMHHAYSDTEKDPHSPHFIKDIWGLMMKTKDIYLSYRKFKTEPEPEFRDRYPTWDFVDRFGDLWITRIFFIAFYIAFYIAFAPYWWLYLLLPIHFLMGPIHGAIVNWCGHKYGYSNFDNGDHSKNTLPLDFLMLGELFQNNHHKKPNDVNFAKRWFELDPTYPVIKLMHALRIIKLRKV; this comes from the coding sequence CTGATTATCATCACATTCTTTTTGTGTCATTGGTTTCTTTCTTTATTCTTTCAAACGTTTTTCTTGCATAGATATGCATCTCATAAAATGTTCAAAATGAATATCTTTTGGGAGCGCACCTTTTATTTTATGACGTTTTTCTTTCAGGGTTCGTCGTTTTTAAATCCACGTGCTTACGCCATTATGCACCGCATGCACCATGCTTATAGCGATACAGAGAAAGACCCGCACTCGCCGCACTTTATCAAAGACATTTGGGGATTGATGATGAAAACTAAAGACATCTATCTTTCCTACAGGAAGTTTAAAACAGAACCAGAGCCAGAGTTTCGCGATCGTTACCCAACATGGGATTTTGTAGACCGTTTTGGCGATCTATGGATAACCCGCATTTTCTTCATCGCATTTTACATTGCCTTTTATATTGCGTTTGCACCTTATTGGTGGTTATATCTGTTGTTACCTATCCACTTTTTGATGGGCCCTATCCACGGTGCTATTGTAAACTGGTGCGGCCATAAATATGGCTACAGCAACTTTGACAATGGCGACCACAGCAAAAACACTTTACCGTTGGATTTTCTGATGCTGGGTGAGCTGTTCCAGAACAACCACCACAAAAAACCAAATGACGTTAACTTTGCCAAACGTTGGTTTGAGCTGGATCCTACTTATCCGGTTATCAAATTAATGCACGCGTTACGAATTATAAAACTGAGGAAAGTATAG
- a CDS encoding AraC family transcriptional regulator has translation MSIASIDDFYRESNTLIPEGINKEIGHFNVFRIDELRQRIKRKLVPEMPYNRRAYYKISLIRGRNKAEYADKVIDIEHNALLFATPKIPYHYVPQDDDQHGAFCIFTADFLLPNKSGVVLDELPIFQPGSVPVFQLSDDEADEIAPIFNKMLKELSSDYVYKYDLLRNYVLELIHTGQKLQPALALHPTHSASARVSSLFIELLERQFPIESIHQRIQLRTAKDYAERLAVHVNHLNKVLKETTGKTTTDIIASRVAQEAKILLKQTNWNVSEIAYSLGFEETAHFSNFFKKQTATSPAAFRAV, from the coding sequence ATGTCTATAGCCTCCATCGACGATTTTTACCGCGAAAGCAATACGCTGATACCCGAAGGTATCAACAAAGAGATAGGTCATTTCAACGTATTCAGGATTGATGAGCTGCGGCAGCGCATTAAGCGTAAGCTAGTGCCGGAGATGCCTTATAACCGTCGCGCTTATTACAAGATCAGTCTGATCCGCGGTCGTAACAAAGCCGAGTATGCCGATAAGGTGATCGATATTGAGCATAATGCCTTGTTGTTTGCTACACCCAAAATTCCTTACCATTACGTACCGCAGGACGATGACCAGCATGGAGCGTTCTGCATTTTTACAGCTGATTTTCTGTTGCCCAATAAAAGCGGGGTGGTGCTGGATGAACTGCCTATCTTTCAACCGGGCAGCGTTCCGGTGTTTCAGTTAAGTGATGACGAGGCGGATGAAATTGCTCCAATCTTTAACAAGATGCTAAAAGAGCTGTCATCAGATTATGTTTACAAATATGATCTGCTGCGCAATTACGTATTGGAGCTGATCCATACCGGGCAAAAGCTACAGCCTGCTTTGGCGCTGCATCCTACACATTCTGCGTCGGCACGGGTATCTTCATTATTTATCGAGCTGCTGGAAAGACAGTTCCCAATAGAATCTATTCATCAGCGTATTCAACTGCGCACCGCCAAAGATTATGCCGAGCGATTAGCTGTGCATGTAAATCACCTTAATAAAGTACTAAAAGAAACCACAGGCAAAACCACTACCGATATTATTGCCTCGCGCGTAGCGCAGGAAGCTAAAATCCTGCTGAAGCAGACCAATTGGAACGTCTCTGAAATTGCCTACAGTCTGGGTTTTGAGGAGACAGCGCATTTCTCTAATTTCTTTAAAAAGCAGACGGCTACCAGTCCGGCGGCCTTTAGGGCGGTTTAA
- a CDS encoding SDR family NAD(P)-dependent oxidoreductase, whose amino-acid sequence MNNNKIALITGGSRGLGKNMAQHLAQKGINVVLTYNNKKDEAEAMVAELEQAGVKAAALQLNAGDVKSFDGFVAELKESLSVKFGTEKIDFLVNNAGFGLHKSFAETTEEEFDNIINIHFKGVFFLTQKLLNVISDGGRIINISSGLARFSMVGTSAYGAAKGAIETLSRYMAKELGPRGIAVNVVAPGAIATDFSGGRVRDNAEVNKMVSSVTALGRAGVPDDIGGIVAFLCTEDARWINAQRLEASGGMNI is encoded by the coding sequence ATGAATAACAACAAAATTGCACTGATAACCGGCGGCAGCCGCGGATTAGGTAAAAATATGGCTCAGCACCTGGCGCAGAAAGGTATTAACGTGGTGCTGACCTACAATAATAAAAAAGACGAGGCCGAGGCCATGGTTGCGGAGTTAGAGCAAGCTGGTGTAAAGGCTGCCGCTTTGCAACTCAACGCTGGTGATGTTAAAAGTTTTGATGGCTTTGTGGCTGAGTTGAAAGAATCGCTTTCCGTTAAATTTGGTACTGAAAAGATTGATTTTTTAGTTAATAACGCTGGTTTCGGTCTGCACAAATCCTTTGCAGAAACAACCGAAGAAGAGTTTGACAACATTATCAATATTCACTTTAAAGGCGTTTTCTTCCTCACTCAGAAATTGCTGAATGTGATTAGTGATGGCGGCCGTATTATCAATATCTCCAGTGGTTTAGCTAGATTTAGCATGGTGGGCACCAGCGCGTACGGCGCGGCCAAAGGAGCTATTGAAACCTTGAGCCGTTATATGGCCAAAGAACTTGGTCCGCGCGGAATAGCCGTTAACGTGGTAGCTCCCGGCGCCATAGCAACCGACTTTAGCGGTGGCAGGGTGCGCGACAATGCGGAAGTCAACAAGATGGTATCGAGCGTAACTGCCCTCGGCCGTGCAGGTGTACCTGATGATATTGGCGGCATCGTAGCCTTCCTGTGTACTGAAGATGCTCGTTGGATCAACGCGCAACGTCTTGAGGCTTCAGGCGGGATGAATATATAA
- a CDS encoding DUF5703 domain-containing protein: MKKLFFLASTFIALAGTVAAQDISQYNVSWNSQSKNSSESMPLGGGDVGCNVWVENNDILFYISKTGTFDENGSMLKLGRVRLHLSPNPFKSNFKQELKLKQGHIEITGDNNTVVKLWVEVFKPVVHVEVSSAQKLSAKAIFENWRTDDRQLSVDERHQAWGYSNVTPEELPLYTRKDTIRPQAASLVWYHQDRNNEMVIDREAVQQHLGAVKNQLWNPMKDLIFGGELVAKGMKYTGTMDSIYVATKYRGWVYQSVAPSTKINLDVVLHTAHATPAVWQKGLQAEVALAPANSTKLLKTQQWWAQYWDHSHIYVNTDKQDHTNDKGWEVGRNYNVFRYQLACNAFGEWPTKFNGGLFVFDADFVKGDYKNKVTPDFRRWGGSSFTAQNQRLVYWPMLKSGDFSMMAPQFEFYRRAMSNALLRVKTYWGHGGVAFNEQLENFGLPAGHTYERLWGGHPLQPRSDSSSTRVLKNQKGETKKFVDYGFVTNPWVMDHYDGELEFSKMILDYQLYSGADISKYLPFVDESVRFFDEHYQYWSKKLNGYPLDANGKLIMYPGSALETYKGATNSTSTIAGLKSVLTELTELPVQYGTAAQRAYWKGLLTRLPDMATRELKGHTVISPAQIWDGKVNNTELPQLYPVFPYRIYGVGKPNLQLAQDTWHFGADKGSQYSIVSWHPDPIFAADLGLTDEAQKLTTQKLSNATFRYPTFWGPGLDWAPDHNWGGSGMIALQEMMLQADGKKIYLMPAWPKDWNADVKLRAPYNTTIEATIKDGKVVKMKVTPEARAKDVIVKD, from the coding sequence ATGAAAAAACTTTTCTTTCTTGCTTCAACATTTATTGCGTTGGCAGGTACTGTTGCCGCGCAGGATATTTCGCAGTACAACGTATCCTGGAACAGCCAGAGCAAAAACTCGTCTGAATCAATGCCACTTGGTGGCGGCGATGTGGGTTGTAACGTTTGGGTTGAGAACAATGATATCCTGTTCTACATCAGCAAAACCGGTACGTTTGACGAGAACGGCTCAATGCTGAAACTTGGTCGCGTACGTTTGCACCTATCGCCAAATCCTTTTAAAAGCAATTTCAAACAGGAACTGAAATTAAAACAGGGTCATATTGAAATCACCGGCGATAACAACACCGTGGTAAAACTTTGGGTTGAAGTTTTTAAACCCGTAGTACACGTTGAGGTAAGCAGCGCGCAAAAGCTGAGCGCCAAGGCTATATTTGAAAACTGGCGGACGGATGATCGTCAGTTATCTGTAGACGAGCGTCATCAGGCCTGGGGTTACAGCAATGTAACGCCTGAAGAGCTGCCGTTATATACCCGTAAAGATACCATCAGGCCACAAGCAGCATCATTGGTTTGGTACCATCAGGACCGTAACAACGAAATGGTGATTGACCGCGAGGCTGTGCAACAACACCTGGGCGCAGTAAAGAACCAGCTTTGGAATCCGATGAAAGATCTGATCTTCGGCGGCGAACTGGTGGCCAAAGGCATGAAATATACCGGCACCATGGACAGCATTTATGTAGCTACCAAATATCGCGGCTGGGTGTATCAGAGCGTAGCGCCATCAACCAAAATCAACCTGGATGTAGTATTACACACGGCACATGCTACCCCTGCCGTTTGGCAAAAAGGCTTACAGGCCGAGGTTGCTTTAGCACCAGCCAACAGCACCAAATTGCTTAAAACGCAGCAATGGTGGGCTCAATACTGGGATCATAGCCATATTTACGTTAATACCGACAAGCAGGATCATACGAATGATAAAGGCTGGGAAGTGGGCCGTAATTACAACGTCTTCCGTTATCAGTTAGCTTGTAACGCCTTTGGCGAGTGGCCTACCAAATTTAACGGCGGCCTGTTTGTATTTGACGCCGATTTTGTAAAAGGCGACTACAAAAACAAGGTAACGCCAGATTTTCGCCGTTGGGGTGGCAGTAGCTTTACCGCACAAAACCAGCGCCTGGTATACTGGCCAATGCTGAAAAGCGGCGATTTTAGCATGATGGCTCCTCAGTTTGAGTTTTACCGTCGCGCTATGAGCAATGCGTTACTGCGCGTTAAAACCTATTGGGGCCATGGCGGCGTAGCCTTTAACGAGCAATTGGAAAACTTTGGCCTGCCTGCCGGTCATACTTATGAGCGCCTGTGGGGCGGTCACCCCCTGCAGCCGAGGTCTGATTCATCGAGCACACGAGTGCTGAAAAACCAAAAAGGCGAAACCAAAAAATTCGTTGATTATGGTTTTGTAACCAACCCGTGGGTAATGGATCATTATGATGGTGAGCTGGAGTTCTCTAAAATGATACTTGATTATCAGCTTTACAGCGGTGCCGATATCAGTAAATACCTGCCGTTTGTAGATGAGAGTGTTCGTTTCTTTGATGAGCATTATCAATACTGGTCTAAAAAGCTGAACGGCTACCCGCTGGATGCCAACGGAAAATTGATTATGTATCCAGGCAGCGCTTTGGAAACTTATAAAGGAGCCACCAACTCTACCAGCACCATTGCCGGTTTAAAGAGCGTTTTAACCGAGTTGACTGAGCTCCCTGTTCAATATGGCACTGCCGCGCAGCGCGCTTACTGGAAAGGTTTGCTAACCCGCCTGCCTGATATGGCTACGCGCGAACTGAAAGGCCATACCGTAATCTCTCCTGCACAAATTTGGGATGGCAAAGTGAACAATACCGAACTGCCTCAATTGTACCCGGTTTTCCCCTATCGCATCTACGGCGTGGGTAAGCCAAACTTACAACTGGCACAAGACACCTGGCATTTCGGTGCCGATAAAGGTAGCCAGTACAGCATTGTAAGCTGGCACCCAGACCCAATTTTTGCTGCCGACCTGGGCCTGACCGATGAAGCGCAAAAACTGACTACTCAGAAACTGAGCAATGCTACCTTCCGTTACCCTACATTCTGGGGACCGGGCCTTGACTGGGCACCAGACCACAACTGGGGCGGCAGCGGTATGATTGCCCTGCAGGAAATGATGCTGCAAGCCGATGGCAAAAAGATCTACCTGATGCCGGCCTGGCCAAAAGATTGGAACGCCGACGTAAAACTACGCGCACCATACAACACCACCATTGAGGCTACTATTAAAGATGGTAAAGTGGTAAAAATGAAGGTAACACCTGAAGCGAGAGCAAAAGACGTTATCGTGAAAGATTGA
- a CDS encoding glycoside hydrolase family 15 protein produces MAKHLYQTGLVGNCAYLAHVNKNTNIDWLCWPDFDSSFVFGGLLDKEKGGEFSILPDDESYESNQYYLENTNVIRTEITYRKGKYRVTDFAPRFYKYNRYFKPLMLIRKIEPLEGAPRVRVRCKPVYDYGKTPMQALRGSNHIEFIGADERMQLTSNIPISYMYEDQHFSLNETKYLVLTYGNVLEAPLAPTSEEFLRETIEYWRLWIKHSSIAGFYQHYVIRSALVLKIHQFEDTGAIIAASTTSLPEFIGSGRNWDYRYCWLRDTYYVLTSLNHIGHFEEMERYFNYITDISFSANPDSFRYQPLYSITGKRFLVEETLDYLSGYQGSGPVRIGNQAYEHIQNDIYGQVLISLLPLYTDHRFVFSERKDSDRWIKSVLDKIERTIDERDAGIWEFRNMANVHCYSNLFQWAGCNAALKMALTIGNKELEDRANGLMARAAAHIESCWDPERKVYTHAAGSPHLDASTLQLIMMNYIDPASQKARDHLAALEAELKTPNGLFYRYLHKDDFGKPETTFLICAFWYVEALACVGRMDDAIREFEKLLQYCNHLLLFSEDVDENDGSQWGNFPQAYSHVGLMNAAYRIAIKLDRPVFL; encoded by the coding sequence ATGGCAAAACACCTCTATCAAACAGGTTTGGTGGGCAATTGTGCTTACCTGGCCCATGTAAACAAGAACACTAATATCGACTGGCTGTGCTGGCCCGATTTTGACAGTTCATTCGTTTTCGGCGGATTATTGGATAAAGAGAAAGGCGGTGAGTTTTCTATTCTCCCTGATGACGAGAGCTATGAGTCAAACCAATATTACCTGGAAAACACCAATGTTATCCGTACCGAGATTACTTATCGGAAAGGCAAATATCGGGTAACCGACTTTGCGCCACGCTTTTATAAATACAACAGGTACTTTAAGCCTTTGATGCTGATCCGTAAGATTGAGCCATTGGAGGGCGCTCCCCGCGTGCGGGTGCGTTGTAAACCCGTTTATGACTATGGTAAAACCCCCATGCAAGCATTGCGTGGCAGTAACCATATAGAGTTTATCGGCGCCGATGAACGCATGCAGCTGACCAGTAACATCCCCATCAGTTACATGTACGAGGATCAGCATTTCTCCCTTAACGAAACCAAATACCTGGTGCTTACCTATGGCAATGTGCTGGAAGCCCCGCTGGCGCCCACCAGCGAGGAGTTTTTGCGAGAAACTATAGAGTACTGGCGCCTGTGGATCAAGCATTCATCCATAGCCGGTTTCTATCAGCACTATGTAATTCGCTCGGCGTTGGTTTTAAAAATTCACCAGTTTGAAGATACAGGGGCTATCATCGCCGCCAGTACCACCAGTTTGCCCGAGTTTATAGGTAGTGGCCGTAACTGGGATTACCGTTATTGCTGGTTGCGCGATACTTACTATGTGCTCACCTCGCTTAATCACATCGGGCATTTTGAGGAGATGGAGCGGTATTTCAATTACATTACCGATATCTCATTTTCGGCCAATCCGGATAGTTTCCGGTATCAGCCATTATACAGTATAACCGGTAAACGTTTTTTGGTGGAAGAAACGCTGGACTATCTGAGCGGCTACCAGGGCAGTGGTCCTGTACGTATTGGTAATCAGGCTTATGAGCACATTCAGAACGATATTTACGGGCAGGTGCTCATCTCGTTGCTGCCGCTTTACACCGATCATCGCTTTGTATTTAGCGAGCGTAAGGATTCAGACCGGTGGATAAAATCGGTGTTGGATAAAATTGAACGCACCATTGATGAGCGCGATGCCGGCATCTGGGAGTTTCGTAACATGGCCAACGTGCACTGTTATAGCAACCTGTTTCAATGGGCAGGTTGTAATGCAGCATTGAAAATGGCGCTTACCATTGGCAATAAAGAACTGGAAGACCGCGCCAATGGCCTGATGGCCCGTGCAGCCGCACACATTGAAAGTTGTTGGGATCCTGAGCGGAAGGTTTATACCCACGCAGCGGGCAGTCCGCACCTGGATGCCAGTACGTTGCAGTTGATTATGATGAACTACATCGATCCCGCCTCACAAAAAGCGCGCGATCACCTGGCTGCGTTGGAGGCGGAGTTGAAGACCCCTAACGGTTTATTTTACCGCTATCTGCATAAAGATGACTTTGGCAAGCCAGAGACCACTTTCTTGATCTGCGCCTTCTGGTATGTAGAAGCCCTGGCCTGCGTTGGCCGTATGGATGATGCTATCCGCGAGTTTGAAAAACTACTGCAATACTGTAATCACCTGCTGCTTTTTAGCGAAGATGTGGATGAGAACGACGGTAGCCAGTGGGGTAACTTCCCGCAAGCCTATAGCCACGTAGGTTTAATGAATGCGGCTTACCGGATTGCTATTAAGTTGGACAGGCCGGTGTTTTTGTAA
- the treZ gene encoding malto-oligosyltrehalose trehalohydrolase, translating into MQRRTPGVRFNADGKAEVVLWSPSAQKVEIILLNDHKKIALNGVDFGYWELTTTAIKPGGCYKFMLDNDKELPDPASLSQPDGVHGHSQTIDLKQFNWTDGNWQNPPLDDYLIYELHTGTFSTDGTFKGIEEHLDHLLQLGITAIELMPVAQFPGGRNWGYDGVYPFAVQNSYGGAEGLMQLVNTCHNHGLAVILDVVYNHLGPEGNYFGEYGPYFTSKYCTPWGPALNFDDTWCDAVRNYFIENALMWFRDFHIDALRLDAVHAIKDFSPTHLLREMKQRANELMPETDRTHYLITEVDLNDNRFIDTLDNHGYGMDAQWIDEFHHALRVTAGGDRNGYYEDFNGIAHLAKAYEDAYVYDGQFSPTRKRYFGSSAAGFPGRQFVVFSQNHDQVGNRMLGERSSQLFSFEMQKLMAGAVLVAPFVPLLFMGEEWAAQTPFQYFVSHTEPALVEAVRKGRKAEFTAFHAEGETPDPQSEGTFNRSKLSWDELNSAHSAVMFKYYQKLIYLRKKLTTLHILNREKLKVTFSEDNKTLLLQRWHGNEKVCCAMNFSDQLQQIQLPADAQWQVKLDSADAQFGGPTASAQPQNQTLSIGPQSIVIYSN; encoded by the coding sequence ATGCAAAGGAGAACGCCGGGAGTTAGATTTAATGCAGATGGAAAGGCCGAGGTTGTGCTATGGTCACCATCTGCACAAAAAGTTGAGATAATACTACTTAACGATCATAAAAAGATTGCATTAAATGGCGTAGACTTTGGCTACTGGGAGCTAACCACAACCGCAATCAAACCTGGCGGTTGCTATAAGTTTATGCTGGATAATGACAAAGAGCTGCCCGATCCCGCATCGCTTAGTCAACCCGATGGCGTGCATGGCCACTCTCAAACCATCGACCTAAAACAATTTAATTGGACTGATGGTAACTGGCAAAATCCACCACTGGATGATTATCTGATTTACGAGCTACACACCGGAACGTTTAGCACCGATGGTACTTTCAAAGGGATTGAGGAGCATCTGGACCATTTATTACAATTGGGCATAACCGCTATTGAGCTTATGCCCGTGGCCCAATTCCCTGGCGGGCGCAACTGGGGATATGATGGCGTCTATCCCTTCGCCGTACAAAATAGTTATGGCGGTGCCGAAGGCTTGATGCAACTGGTAAACACCTGCCACAACCACGGGCTTGCCGTGATACTGGATGTGGTGTACAACCACTTAGGCCCCGAAGGGAATTACTTTGGCGAGTACGGCCCCTATTTTACCTCGAAATATTGCACCCCCTGGGGCCCCGCACTCAATTTTGACGATACCTGGTGCGATGCCGTGCGCAACTATTTTATAGAGAACGCGCTGATGTGGTTCCGTGATTTTCATATCGATGCCCTTAGGCTGGATGCGGTACACGCTATAAAAGATTTTAGTCCGACGCATCTGCTACGTGAAATGAAACAGCGGGCGAATGAGTTGATGCCGGAGACCGATCGCACGCATTACCTTATTACCGAGGTTGACCTGAACGACAATCGCTTTATTGACACACTGGACAACCACGGCTACGGCATGGATGCCCAGTGGATCGATGAATTTCATCATGCATTGCGTGTAACCGCCGGCGGCGACAGGAATGGATATTATGAAGATTTTAATGGTATAGCGCATTTAGCTAAAGCTTATGAGGATGCTTATGTGTATGATGGCCAATTTTCGCCCACACGCAAACGGTATTTCGGCAGCAGCGCGGCAGGTTTTCCGGGGCGACAGTTTGTGGTCTTTTCCCAAAACCATGACCAAGTAGGCAACAGAATGCTGGGCGAGCGGAGCAGCCAGCTATTTAGTTTTGAAATGCAAAAACTAATGGCAGGTGCCGTGCTGGTTGCCCCTTTTGTGCCCCTGCTGTTTATGGGCGAAGAATGGGCCGCGCAAACCCCATTTCAGTACTTTGTAAGTCATACCGAGCCAGCGTTGGTGGAGGCCGTGCGCAAAGGCCGTAAAGCTGAATTTACTGCTTTCCACGCCGAAGGTGAAACCCCGGATCCACAATCTGAAGGCACTTTTAACCGTTCTAAATTGAGCTGGGATGAGTTAAACAGCGCCCATTCAGCGGTAATGTTTAAGTATTATCAAAAACTTATTTACTTACGTAAGAAACTGACTACCTTGCATATACTTAACCGAGAAAAACTAAAAGTCACCTTCAGCGAGGATAATAAAACCCTCCTGCTGCAACGCTGGCATGGCAATGAAAAAGTTTGCTGCGCCATGAATTTTTCAGACCAATTACAACAAATACAATTACCTGCAGATGCACAATGGCAGGTAAAATTAGATTCTGCCGATGCACAATTTGGCGGACCAACAGCATCGGCGCAGCCACAAAACCAAACCTTAAGCATCGGGCCGCAATCTATCGTCATCTACAGCAATTGA
- the glgX gene encoding glycogen debranching protein GlgX: METTTYPGKPYPLGATWDGEGVNFAIFADNATGVELCLFDNKDAKQESQKINVTERSHQIWHCYLPDCKPGQLYGFRVHGPYEPENGHRHNPNKLLIDPYAKAIAGSINWNDAMFGYIVGDPQADLSFSETDSAPFIPKSVVIDNEFDWEGDEPQYLPYHQSIIYEAHVRGFTKQHPDIPEEIRGSYAAIGHPVTIQYLKDLGITAIELMPVHQFVNDRHLLEKGLYNYWGYNTIGFFAPDVRYSSSGVEGGQVTEFKQMVKDLHKAGIEVILDVVYNHTGEGNEMGPTLSFKGVDNFCYYRLVEGDMRHYMDYTGTGNTLNANLPNVLRYIMDSLRYWILDMHVDGFRFDLAATLARELHEVNRLSAFFDIIHQDPVISQVKLIAEPWDVGEGGYQVGKFPSGWAEWNGKFRDCIRDYWRGADSMLGEFAQRFTGSPDLYQDDYRRPTASINFITAHDGFTLNDLVSYNDKHNEANGEDNRDGESHNRSWNCGVEGPTDDEAINQLREQQKRNLLTTLFLSQGVPMLVAGDEFGRTQNGNNNAYCQDNEISWLNWKDADQSLLKFTRKLIHFMKEHPAFRRRKWFQGLPIKGKGLEDIAWFLPEGTEMSDENWNHDYAKSLGVFLNGKGIHQLDPEGHQIEDDNFYLIFNAYHEALEYTFPEKIRGKGWMKVIDTAEDETEDHLLDQKESICVQGRSVVVLHQPLPKK, translated from the coding sequence ATGGAAACTACTACCTATCCAGGCAAACCATACCCTTTAGGAGCCACATGGGACGGCGAGGGTGTTAACTTTGCCATATTTGCAGATAACGCCACCGGCGTTGAACTTTGTCTGTTTGACAATAAAGACGCTAAGCAAGAATCGCAAAAGATTAACGTAACCGAGCGTTCGCACCAGATCTGGCATTGCTATTTACCCGATTGCAAGCCCGGGCAACTGTACGGCTTCCGCGTGCATGGGCCTTATGAACCCGAGAACGGTCACCGGCATAATCCCAACAAGTTGCTGATTGACCCCTATGCAAAGGCCATTGCCGGCAGCATCAACTGGAACGATGCCATGTTTGGCTACATTGTTGGTGATCCGCAAGCCGATCTGAGTTTCAGCGAGACCGATAGTGCGCCATTCATCCCAAAATCAGTAGTAATTGATAACGAGTTTGATTGGGAGGGCGATGAACCGCAGTACCTACCCTACCATCAGTCTATCATTTACGAAGCACATGTGCGGGGTTTTACCAAGCAACATCCGGATATCCCGGAAGAAATCCGTGGCAGTTACGCGGCCATTGGGCATCCCGTTACTATTCAATATTTGAAAGACCTGGGCATTACGGCCATAGAGCTGATGCCTGTACACCAATTTGTAAATGACCGCCACTTGCTGGAAAAAGGGCTTTACAATTACTGGGGCTACAATACCATCGGCTTTTTTGCGCCCGATGTTCGCTATTCATCCAGCGGTGTTGAGGGCGGTCAGGTAACCGAGTTTAAACAAATGGTAAAAGACCTGCACAAAGCTGGTATTGAGGTGATACTTGACGTAGTATACAACCATACCGGCGAAGGCAACGAGATGGGCCCAACACTTAGTTTTAAAGGTGTAGATAATTTTTGCTATTACCGGTTGGTTGAGGGCGATATGCGCCATTATATGGACTATACCGGCACCGGTAACACGCTCAACGCCAACCTGCCAAACGTGCTGCGCTATATTATGGACAGCCTGCGCTACTGGATCTTAGACATGCACGTAGACGGCTTTCGTTTTGATCTGGCCGCAACCCTGGCCCGCGAATTACATGAGGTGAATCGACTGAGTGCCTTTTTTGATATTATTCATCAGGACCCGGTGATCTCGCAAGTAAAACTGATTGCCGAGCCCTGGGACGTGGGCGAAGGCGGCTACCAGGTAGGTAAGTTCCCTTCGGGCTGGGCAGAGTGGAACGGAAAATTCCGCGATTGTATCCGCGATTACTGGCGCGGGGCCGATAGCATGTTGGGCGAGTTTGCACAGCGCTTTACCGGTAGCCCTGATTTATACCAGGATGATTACCGCCGACCAACTGCCAGCATCAACTTCATTACCGCGCACGACGGCTTTACGTTGAACGACCTGGTATCTTACAATGATAAACATAACGAAGCGAACGGCGAAGACAACCGCGACGGCGAAAGCCATAACCGCTCATGGAACTGCGGCGTTGAAGGCCCAACGGATGACGAAGCCATCAACCAACTACGCGAGCAACAAAAACGCAACCTGTTAACCACACTGTTCCTCTCGCAAGGCGTGCCCATGCTGGTAGCTGGCGATGAGTTTGGCCGCACACAAAACGGGAACAACAATGCCTACTGCCAGGATAACGAGATCTCATGGCTCAACTGGAAAGATGCGGATCAAAGCTTGCTCAAGTTTACCCGCAAGCTCATTCATTTTATGAAAGAGCATCCCGCCTTCCGTAGAAGAAAGTGGTTCCAGGGCTTGCCCATTAAAGGCAAAGGATTGGAAGACATTGCCTGGTTTTTGCCTGAAGGCACCGAGATGAGCGACGAGAACTGGAACCATGACTATGCCAAATCGCTCGGCGTGTTCCTGAACGGCAAAGGCATACATCAATTAGACCCAGAAGGTCATCAGATTGAAGACGATAACTTCTATCTCATCTTTAACGCCTATCATGAAGCTTTGGAGTATACTTTCCCCGAAAAAATCCGCGGCAAAGGCTGGATGAAAGTGATTGACACTGCCGAAGATGAGACCGAAGACCACCTGCTGGATCAAAAGGAGTCTATCTGCGTACAGGGCCGTTCGGTAGTGGTTTTACATCAACCTTTACCTAAAAAGTAA